Proteins encoded by one window of Homoserinimonas aerilata:
- a CDS encoding bifunctional folylpolyglutamate synthase/dihydrofolate synthase encodes MSKKPLSDDPELGDDALLQPQADAVYAELLGRVGESAPRPRLEPTRRAAELLGDPQRAYPVIHLAGTNGKTSTSRIAESLLRATGVRTGLLTSPHLVRVNERIVIDGESISNEAFIAAYRDIRPYLEMVDAELTAAGEPALTFFEAFTVLAFAAFADAPIDVAVVETGMGGEWDSTNIADGEVAVFTPISLDHTHRLGSTVREIAATKAGIVKPGSVVVSAAQSPDALAEITKKAVGLDVDLRVQGEAFDVTSHSVAVGGQLVSIRGLVGSYDDVFLPLYGSHQAQNAAVAVAAVEAFLGGGTQALAPDVVEEAFATVVSPGRLELVGIEPTVLVDAAHNPDGASALVSALGEYFTFDEVGIVLGVLEDKDVEGVVRALAPVATRFYVTQSHSERAIPSDDLAYVVRNIAGPDAVWEYDSLVAAADAARGWAAEQPKRAVVVTGSITLVGEVLQLAEQLGWKP; translated from the coding sequence ATGTCTAAGAAGCCACTGTCTGACGACCCGGAGCTGGGTGACGACGCACTCCTGCAGCCGCAGGCCGATGCCGTCTATGCCGAGCTGCTGGGCCGCGTGGGAGAGTCCGCGCCGCGCCCGCGCCTCGAGCCGACGCGCCGGGCCGCCGAGCTGCTGGGCGACCCCCAGCGGGCCTACCCGGTCATCCACCTCGCCGGCACCAACGGCAAGACCAGCACGAGCCGCATCGCCGAGAGCCTGCTGCGGGCGACCGGCGTGCGCACCGGGCTCCTGACGAGCCCGCACCTCGTGCGCGTCAACGAGCGCATCGTCATCGACGGTGAGTCGATCAGCAACGAGGCGTTCATTGCCGCCTACCGTGACATCCGGCCGTATCTGGAGATGGTGGATGCGGAGCTCACGGCGGCAGGCGAGCCCGCGCTGACATTCTTCGAGGCCTTCACTGTGCTGGCCTTCGCGGCCTTCGCCGATGCTCCCATCGATGTCGCCGTCGTCGAGACGGGGATGGGCGGCGAATGGGATTCCACGAACATCGCCGACGGTGAGGTGGCCGTGTTCACGCCGATCTCGCTCGACCACACCCACAGGCTGGGCAGCACCGTGCGCGAGATCGCGGCAACGAAGGCGGGCATCGTGAAGCCCGGCTCGGTTGTGGTCTCCGCTGCGCAGTCGCCGGATGCTCTGGCCGAGATCACGAAGAAGGCCGTCGGCCTCGACGTGGATCTGCGCGTGCAGGGCGAGGCTTTCGACGTCACGAGCCATTCGGTGGCGGTCGGCGGCCAGTTGGTCTCCATCCGGGGCCTCGTCGGCAGCTATGACGATGTCTTCCTGCCGCTGTATGGCAGCCACCAGGCGCAGAACGCGGCCGTTGCGGTTGCCGCGGTCGAGGCGTTCCTCGGCGGCGGGACCCAGGCGCTCGCGCCCGATGTGGTGGAGGAGGCGTTCGCGACGGTTGTATCGCCCGGCCGCCTCGAGTTGGTAGGCATCGAGCCGACCGTGCTCGTCGATGCCGCGCACAACCCTGATGGTGCGTCCGCTCTCGTGAGTGCGCTGGGGGAGTACTTCACTTTCGACGAGGTCGGCATCGTTCTGGGCGTTCTCGAAGACAAGGATGTCGAGGGCGTCGTTCGGGCGCTCGCGCCGGTGGCGACCCGCTTCTATGTGACGCAGTCGCACTCGGAGCGCGCCATCCCATCCGACGATCTCGCCTATGTGGTGCGCAACATCGCCGGCCCCGACGCCGTGTGGGAGTACGACTCGCTTGTCGCGGCGGCGGATGCGGCGCGCGGCTGGGCCGCGGAGCAGCCGAAGCGTGCCGTCGTGGTGACCGGTTCGATCACTCTCGTGGGTGAGGTCCTGCAGCTCGCCGAACAGTTGGGGTGGAAGCCGTGA
- the ndk gene encoding nucleoside-diphosphate kinase, giving the protein MSLEVEETLVLIKPDGVARGLTGEILRRIEAKGYQLVDLRFVHADRDLLAQHYEEHQGKPFYEPLVEFMESGPVVAARVAGNRVIEGFRSLAGTTDPSSAAPGTIRGDLGRDWGLKVQQNLVHGSDSTESAARELALWF; this is encoded by the coding sequence ATGTCCCTCGAAGTTGAAGAAACGCTCGTACTCATCAAGCCGGATGGCGTCGCCCGCGGCCTGACGGGTGAGATCCTGCGCCGCATCGAGGCGAAGGGCTACCAGCTCGTCGACCTGCGCTTCGTGCACGCCGACCGCGATCTCCTCGCACAGCATTACGAGGAGCACCAGGGCAAGCCCTTCTACGAGCCCCTCGTCGAGTTCATGGAGAGCGGCCCCGTCGTCGCCGCCCGCGTGGCCGGCAACCGTGTGATCGAGGGCTTCCGCTCGCTCGCGGGCACCACGGACCCGAGCTCCGCAGCGCCCGGCACGATCCGCGGCGACCTCGGCCGCGACTGGGGCCTCAAGGTGCAGCAGAACCTCGTGCACGGCAGTGACTCGACCGAGTCTGCCGCCCGCGAGCTCGCGCTCTGGTTCTAG
- a CDS encoding DUF4233 domain-containing protein: MTAQPARAPRRERSATESLLSIVLGLEAVLMIFVMLTVFGLDLAHPALAFGGGAALMVALILAGRFVRHDWGVWVGWALQLVLVLLGLVHPALYVAGGIFVAIWIYCYITGRRLDRRKAAFLAGGPTTA, from the coding sequence GTGACCGCGCAGCCGGCCCGCGCGCCGCGCCGGGAACGCAGCGCCACCGAGAGCCTGCTCTCGATCGTGCTGGGGCTCGAGGCGGTTCTCATGATCTTCGTCATGTTGACCGTGTTCGGGCTCGATCTCGCGCATCCGGCTCTCGCCTTCGGTGGCGGCGCCGCGCTGATGGTCGCGCTCATTCTGGCTGGTCGCTTCGTGCGCCACGACTGGGGCGTGTGGGTCGGTTGGGCGCTGCAGCTCGTGCTCGTGCTGCTCGGCCTCGTGCACCCCGCCCTGTATGTCGCAGGCGGAATATTCGTCGCCATCTGGATCTACTGCTACATCACCGGTCGCAGGCTTGACCGTCGCAAAGCCGCTTTTCTGGCCGGCGGGCCCACGACCGCCTAG